One window from the genome of Engraulis encrasicolus isolate BLACKSEA-1 chromosome 16, IST_EnEncr_1.0, whole genome shotgun sequence encodes:
- the LOC134466569 gene encoding insulin-like growth factor-binding protein 3: protein MVTGLHSLFATVVLASVARFTGAVGPVIRCEPCDAASRMLCKPIPKDCAEKVREPGCGCCMTCALAHGQPCGIYTGRCGVGLSCQHQPGEAKPLQALLEGRGICANATSKKLQRTPTPTKENEGSKKVPGEDRDGPQSPGASPTASPPPPPPASFPRPPHSEQHPPYHGHAKAEVIRREHARKSQSFKVEGLPMAPNTDQQNFSLETKPEPEFGPCRREMESILNSLKVTDILNPRGFRIPNCDKKGFYKKRQCRPSNGRKRGFCWCVDKYGQPLPGYKGKEKGDTHCYNLDNQ, encoded by the exons ATGGTGACTGGGCTTCACTCTTTATTCGCAACTGTTGTGCTTGCGTCTGTCGCGCGCTTCACGGGGGCAGTTGGCCCGGTGATCCGGTGTGAGCCTTGTGATGCCGCCTCTCGGATGCTGTGCAAGCCCATACCCAAGGACTGCGCAGAGAAAGTACGCGAACCAGGCTGCGGCTGCTGCATGACTTGCGCCCTTGCGCACGGGCAACCTTGTGGAATATACACGGGAAGATGCGGCGTCGGCTTAAGCTGCCAGCATCAGCCTGGAGAAGCTAAACCGCTCCAAGCGTTGCTGGAGGGACGTGGAATATGCGCCAACGCAACCTCCAAGAAACTTCAGAGGACCCCAACCCCAACCAAAGAAAATGAAG GTAGCAAGAAGGTGCCTGGGGAGGATCGTGATGGCCCTCAGTCACCTGGTGCCAGTCCTACTGCGtcgcccccgcccccgccaccGGCCAGCTTTCCGCGGCCACCCCACTCCGAGCAGCACCCTCCGTACCACGGCCATGCCAAGGCAGAGGTCATACGCCGCGAGCACGCCAGGAAGAGCCAGAGCTTCAAGGTGGAGGGCTTGCCCATGGCGCCCAACACGGACCAGCAGAACTTCTCGCTGGAGACCAAGCCAGAGCCAGAGTTT GGTCCTTGTCGGCGGGAGATGGAGAGCATACTGAACAGCCTGAAGGTTACAGACATCCTGAACCCTAGAGGGTTCCGCATCCCGAactgtgacaaaaaaggcttctACAAGAAAAGACAg TGCCGCCCCTCCAATGGACGAAAGCGTGGATTCTGCTGGTGCGTTGACAAATATGGACAGCCACTGCCAGGTTACAAGGGGAAGGAGAAAGGAGACACCCACTGTTACAACTTGGACAACCAATAG
- the igfbp1b gene encoding insulin-like growth factor-binding protein 1b, translating into MNGLSLCITWVVALLAFATPAVTSPAVGPEPIRCAPCTPEQLSLCPAVPANCREVLREPGCGCCFACALDRGESCGVYTASCATGLRCTPRPGDPRPLHSLTRGHGVCIESDEGEGDVTDHESLHHYLGLNKPLDAPEAQASLKAKVNAIRSKLVQQGPCHTELHGALDMIATSQQQLGEKFTSFYLPNCDKHGFYKAKQCETSLVGQPARCWCVSSWNGKQILGSGDISGDAQCHQEVTH; encoded by the exons ATGAACGGATTATCTCTCTGCATTACGTGGGTCGTAGCGCTTCTTGCTTTTGCTACACCTGCGGTGACCTCTCCAGCCGTTGGGCCAGAACCTATCCGCTGCGCACCTTGCACTCCAGAGCAACTGAGCCTTTGTCCGGCAGTGCCTGCAAACTGCAGAGAAGTGCTCAGGGAACCCGGCTGCGGATGCTGCTTCGCCTGCGCTCTGGACAGGGGAGAATCCTGCGGCGTGTACACGGCATCCTGCGCCACCGGCCTTCGTTGCACTCCCAGACCCGGAGACCCAAGACCTCTCCACTCACTAACCAGGGGACACGGCGTCTGCATCGAGTCGGATGAGGGTGAAG gtGATGTTACAGACCATGAATCTCTGCACCATTACCTGGGGCTGAATAAACCTCTGGACGCACCGGAGGCCCAGGCAAGCTTGAAGGCAAAAGTGAACGCTATCCGAAGCAAACTCGTGCAGCAG GGGCCATGCCATACGGAACTTCATGGAGCCTTGGATATGATTGCCACTTCTCAGCAGCAACTGGGAGAGAAATTCACAAGCTTCTACCTCCCCAACTGCGACAAGCATGGCTTTTACAAAGCCAAACAG TGTGAAACGTCGCTAGTGGGACAGCCTGCTCGCTGCTGGTGTGTGTCCTCCTGGAACGGCAAACAAATTCTGGGATCCGGCGATATCTCTGGAGATGCTCAGTGTCACCAGGAGGTCACCCATTAA